A region from the Streptomyces sp. 3214.6 genome encodes:
- a CDS encoding putative quinol monooxygenase: MAEPVVLVATIVAKPGQEELVEKTFKAAIPAVHAEPGCLLYALHRKAGTTGEFVMIEKWASQEALGAHMKGAAMREIGVVLAQALAGPPDALFLEALAAGAPDLGTV, encoded by the coding sequence ATGGCCGAGCCGGTAGTCCTGGTGGCGACGATCGTCGCCAAGCCGGGCCAGGAAGAGCTGGTCGAGAAGACGTTCAAGGCGGCCATACCCGCGGTGCACGCCGAACCCGGGTGCCTGCTGTACGCGCTGCATCGCAAGGCGGGCACCACCGGGGAGTTCGTCATGATCGAGAAATGGGCCTCGCAGGAGGCGCTGGGCGCGCACATGAAGGGTGCCGCGATGCGGGAGATCGGCGTCGTCCTGGCGCAGGCACTGGCCGGCCCCCCGGACGCGCTCTTCCTGGAGGCCCTCGCCGCCGGCGCACCGGACCTCGGCACCGTCTGA
- a CDS encoding beta-lactamase family protein encodes MTPPLTGPLGGADESGLRFGLGFGLPSPAVPYLPEGRICFWTGWGGSVVVIDTERRAAMAYVMNRMGAGLLGDDCTTRYVKSAFAALE; translated from the coding sequence GTGACCCCACCTCTCACCGGACCACTGGGCGGCGCGGACGAGTCGGGGCTGCGCTTCGGGCTCGGTTTCGGACTGCCGTCGCCCGCGGTGCCGTATCTGCCGGAAGGCCGGATCTGCTTCTGGACGGGCTGGGGCGGATCGGTGGTCGTGATCGACACGGAACGCCGGGCTGCGATGGCGTACGTCATGAACCGCATGGGCGCCGGGCTGCTCGGCGACGACTGCACGACCCGGTACGTCAAGTCAGCCTTCGCGGCCCTGGAATGA
- a CDS encoding TetR/AcrR family transcriptional regulator — MKPSPTVRERIVAGAADMISRRGLNATSIRETAKYTGAPLGSTYHYFPDGKQQLATEAVRYTGEWTAQGLRRALEDGPVAGLRDFLAVWRRIVVDSDFRAGCPVLAVSIEEPATDEATTAIAAAADVFTTWEDLLAESLREHGVEPGQAAQLATLVVAAVEGTVAMCRAKRSTQPLDDTAEQLQALIVATIKD; from the coding sequence ATGAAGCCCAGCCCTACGGTGCGCGAGCGGATCGTGGCAGGTGCGGCCGACATGATCAGCCGGCGCGGCCTCAATGCGACCAGCATCCGCGAGACCGCCAAGTACACCGGGGCACCGCTGGGTTCGACGTACCACTACTTCCCCGACGGCAAGCAGCAGTTGGCCACGGAGGCCGTCCGGTACACGGGCGAGTGGACCGCCCAGGGTCTGCGCAGGGCACTGGAGGACGGTCCGGTCGCCGGACTGCGGGACTTCCTCGCCGTGTGGCGCAGGATCGTCGTGGACAGCGACTTCCGGGCCGGCTGCCCCGTCCTCGCCGTCTCCATCGAGGAACCCGCGACCGATGAGGCAACCACCGCCATCGCGGCCGCCGCCGACGTCTTCACCACCTGGGAGGACCTGCTCGCCGAATCGCTGCGCGAGCACGGCGTCGAGCCCGGCCAGGCGGCGCAGCTTGCCACGCTCGTCGTCGCCGCCGTCGAGGGCACCGTGGCCATGTGCCGTGCCAAGCGCAGCACCCAGCCCCTCGATGACACCGCCGAGCAGTTGCAGGCGCTCATCGTGGCCACGATCAAGGACTGA
- a CDS encoding tautomerase family protein produces MTIVTVNAPTGRLSLEQRRELAETLTDAVLVPEVGQHAPAARVGFQVHFVERERDMMAIGGRLLADAGPELDVMVIDIAVMDAAWQQEVRTEVIDRVLAALAAACGLEKPEPTWWVNFRVIDEGSWGSSGGVLSILPLLESGVFTEDRVKAVRAALGV; encoded by the coding sequence ATGACCATCGTCACCGTGAACGCGCCGACGGGTCGCCTGAGTCTGGAGCAGCGCCGTGAGCTGGCCGAGACGCTGACCGACGCGGTACTGGTGCCCGAGGTGGGGCAGCATGCCCCGGCCGCCCGGGTCGGGTTCCAGGTGCACTTCGTCGAACGTGAGCGGGACATGATGGCCATCGGCGGCCGACTGCTGGCGGACGCCGGCCCGGAGCTCGACGTGATGGTGATCGACATCGCGGTCATGGACGCCGCCTGGCAGCAGGAGGTGCGGACCGAGGTCATCGACCGCGTCCTGGCCGCGCTGGCGGCGGCCTGCGGGCTGGAGAAGCCGGAGCCGACCTGGTGGGTCAACTTCCGGGTGATCGACGAGGGCAGTTGGGGTTCGTCCGGGGGTGTGCTGTCGATCCTGCCGCTGCTGGAGAGCGGGGTGTTCACCGAGGATCGGGTCAAGGCGGTGCGCGCCGCGCTGGGTGTCTGA
- a CDS encoding TetR/AcrR family transcriptional regulator, producing the protein MRNDGPQRSDAQRNRERILEVALVELSRSADAPLSLIAKKAGVGQGTFYRNFPNREALVLEVHRHEVQSLTEGATELLTTKAPDQALREWMDSLARFAVAKVGLAEAMRQTIGTSTASEQPGYALVVAAIEALLEANHEAGTIRPGVTADDFILAIAGIWQIDIHGDWHDQAARLLDLIMDGLRAGAPGRD; encoded by the coding sequence TTGAGGAACGACGGGCCTCAGCGGTCGGACGCACAGCGCAACCGGGAGCGCATTCTGGAGGTGGCACTGGTCGAGCTGTCGCGTTCTGCCGACGCGCCGCTGAGTCTGATCGCCAAGAAGGCGGGGGTGGGGCAGGGCACGTTCTACCGCAACTTCCCCAATCGCGAGGCGCTCGTCCTGGAGGTGCACCGGCATGAGGTGCAGTCGCTCACCGAGGGCGCGACCGAGCTGCTCACGACCAAGGCGCCCGACCAGGCGCTGCGCGAGTGGATGGACAGCCTGGCCCGCTTCGCCGTCGCCAAGGTGGGACTCGCCGAGGCCATGCGCCAGACCATCGGCACGTCGACCGCCTCGGAACAGCCGGGGTACGCGTTGGTGGTCGCGGCGATCGAAGCGCTGCTCGAGGCCAACCACGAGGCCGGCACCATCCGCCCCGGCGTGACCGCCGACGACTTCATCCTGGCCATCGCCGGCATCTGGCAGATCGACATCCACGGCGACTGGCACGACCAGGCGGCCCGGCTCCTGGACCTGATCATGGATGGCCTGCGCGCGGGCGCTCCCGGGCGGGACTGA
- a CDS encoding aromatic ring-hydroxylating dioxygenase subunit alpha: protein MPHITAFARNQWYVAAYSHEVGREELLGRTILGEPLVFYRTEEEGTPVALADRCVHRRFPLHEKPSRLDGDRIVCGYHGFTYDTTGTCVYVPGQKRVPRTARVASYPVVEQDSLVWVWIGDPALADPQTIPRARHLDAPGWTTVRGMEPIDADYGLLVDNLLDLSHETYLHGGYIGTPEVAETPITTEVDEGAGIVRVSRHMDDAECPPFYARSTGIEGRITRWQDIEYHAPCLYLLHSRIAPVGVLPEADGSDPNGFHTEITYAITPSGDGKVYDFWMVSRDWATDDDEVTEFLRGNNHTVVMQDVDALNLLQRTLGSERAGYQELSINIDTGGLAARRILARLVEEGDKPVEKVL from the coding sequence ATGCCGCACATCACCGCTTTCGCCAGGAACCAGTGGTACGTCGCCGCCTACAGCCACGAGGTCGGGCGTGAGGAGTTGCTCGGCCGGACGATCCTCGGTGAGCCGCTCGTCTTCTACCGGACCGAGGAGGAGGGCACCCCGGTCGCACTGGCCGACCGCTGTGTGCACCGCCGGTTCCCGCTGCACGAGAAGCCGAGCCGGCTGGACGGCGACCGGATCGTGTGCGGCTATCACGGCTTCACCTACGACACGACCGGTACCTGCGTGTACGTGCCCGGCCAGAAGCGTGTGCCGCGCACCGCCCGGGTCGCCTCCTACCCGGTCGTCGAGCAGGACTCCCTGGTGTGGGTCTGGATCGGCGACCCGGCGCTCGCCGACCCGCAGACCATCCCACGCGCCCGCCACCTCGACGCCCCCGGCTGGACGACCGTGCGGGGCATGGAGCCCATCGACGCGGACTACGGGCTCCTCGTCGACAACCTCCTCGACCTGTCCCACGAGACGTATCTGCACGGCGGCTACATCGGCACCCCCGAGGTCGCCGAGACACCGATCACCACCGAGGTCGACGAGGGCGCCGGCATCGTACGGGTCAGCCGGCACATGGACGACGCCGAGTGCCCCCCGTTCTACGCCAGGTCGACCGGCATCGAGGGCCGGATCACCCGCTGGCAGGACATCGAGTACCACGCGCCCTGTCTGTACCTGCTGCACAGCCGCATCGCACCGGTGGGCGTCCTGCCCGAGGCGGACGGCAGCGACCCGAACGGCTTCCACACCGAGATCACGTACGCGATCACACCGTCCGGGGACGGCAAGGTGTACGACTTCTGGATGGTCTCGCGGGACTGGGCGACGGACGACGACGAGGTCACCGAGTTCCTGCGCGGCAACAACCACACGGTGGTCATGCAGGATGTCGACGCGCTCAACCTCCTGCAGCGGACGCTCGGTTCGGAGCGGGCCGGGTACCAGGAGCTGAGCATCAACATCGACACCGGCGGCCTCGCCGCCCGCCGAATCCTCGCCCGGCTGGTCGAGGAGGGCGACAAGCCCGTGGAGAAGGTCCTGTGA
- a CDS encoding PDR/VanB family oxidoreductase, with product MSDVYEAELVVGQREFAADGVLALTLRHPLGEALPAWEPGAHVDVVLGSGLERQYSLCGDPGDRHAWRIAVLREPDGRGGSAYVHEQLGQGDKVRVRGPRNHFALRTAARYRFIAGGIGITPVLPMLAAAEAAGADWTLLYGGRSRNSMAFTGELARYGARVTVAPQDETGLLDLGSVLDALPEGTLVYCCGPGPLLDAVEERCPSGALHVERFQAKEQPAGQDGEFEVELAQSGRTLTVAPGVSVLDTVRAAGVEVLFSCTEGTCGTCETDVLGGTPEHRDSVLTAEEREAGETMMICVSRCLGKKLVLDL from the coding sequence ATGAGCGACGTGTATGAGGCCGAACTCGTCGTCGGCCAGCGGGAGTTCGCGGCCGACGGCGTGCTCGCCCTCACCCTGCGCCACCCCCTGGGCGAGGCGCTCCCGGCCTGGGAGCCGGGCGCCCACGTCGACGTGGTGCTCGGGTCGGGCCTGGAGCGACAGTACTCGCTGTGCGGCGATCCGGGCGACCGTCACGCCTGGCGGATCGCGGTGCTGCGGGAGCCGGACGGGCGGGGTGGATCCGCCTATGTGCACGAGCAGTTGGGGCAGGGCGACAAGGTACGGGTGCGCGGCCCCCGCAACCACTTCGCCCTGCGCACGGCCGCGCGGTACCGCTTCATCGCGGGCGGGATCGGCATCACGCCGGTCCTGCCGATGCTGGCGGCCGCCGAGGCGGCGGGCGCCGACTGGACGCTCCTGTACGGCGGCCGCTCCCGCAACTCCATGGCGTTCACCGGGGAGTTGGCCCGGTACGGCGCCCGGGTCACCGTCGCCCCGCAGGACGAGACCGGGCTGCTGGACCTCGGTTCGGTGCTGGACGCGCTGCCCGAGGGCACCCTGGTCTACTGCTGCGGCCCCGGTCCGCTGCTGGACGCGGTGGAGGAACGCTGCCCGTCCGGTGCGCTGCACGTCGAGAGGTTCCAGGCGAAGGAGCAACCGGCGGGCCAGGACGGTGAGTTCGAGGTAGAGCTCGCGCAGAGCGGCCGTACGCTGACCGTCGCGCCGGGCGTCTCCGTCCTGGACACTGTGCGCGCCGCGGGCGTCGAGGTGCTCTTCTCCTGCACCGAGGGCACCTGCGGCACCTGCGAGACGGACGTCCTGGGGGGCACGCCGGAGCACCGCGACTCCGTGCTCACGGCCGAGGAGCGCGAGGCCGGGGAGACGATGATGATCTGCGTGTCGCGCTGTCTCGGGAAGAAGCTCGTCCTCGACCTCTGA
- a CDS encoding MmyB family transcriptional regulator, with the protein MAYQAGEQRSVPRPVPESPEARAYLQDYAAYLEAVPFPSIVLDHRWDVLQSNAAFASLFRDVSPHPTALPGDNFMRFVLFHPDASSVLGDHEARWCLPMLACFAAAVERRGHDHVLQAIRREIAADPIMEAAYRQGLPHWIRAVGAEAVEHDGTVRPLLHPDPRWGATECRIIGDTPRTLQDMGYTRLTMVLRDTRPAFVPRRTRPVRRTAGHLSVVPPPEA; encoded by the coding sequence ATGGCATATCAGGCAGGAGAGCAGCGGTCCGTGCCGCGGCCCGTCCCCGAGAGTCCCGAGGCCCGGGCGTATCTGCAGGACTACGCCGCATACCTGGAGGCCGTCCCCTTCCCGTCCATCGTCCTCGATCACCGCTGGGACGTGCTGCAGTCCAACGCCGCTTTCGCGTCACTTTTCCGGGACGTGAGCCCGCATCCGACGGCCCTGCCGGGCGACAACTTCATGCGGTTCGTCCTTTTTCATCCGGACGCGTCCTCGGTTCTCGGCGATCACGAGGCCCGCTGGTGCCTGCCGATGCTCGCCTGTTTCGCGGCGGCGGTGGAGCGGCGGGGCCACGACCATGTGCTGCAGGCGATCCGCCGCGAGATCGCCGCGGACCCGATCATGGAGGCCGCCTACCGGCAGGGCCTGCCGCACTGGATCCGCGCGGTCGGCGCGGAGGCCGTCGAGCACGACGGGACCGTCCGCCCCCTCCTGCACCCCGATCCGCGCTGGGGCGCCACCGAGTGTCGCATTATCGGCGACACCCCGCGCACGCTGCAGGACATGGGGTACACACGGCTGACGATGGTGCTGCGCGACACCCGTCCGGCGTTCGTACCGCGCAGGACGCGCCCCGTGCGCCGCACGGCGGGCCATCTCAGCGTGGTCCCACCCCCCGAGGCCTGA
- a CDS encoding helix-turn-helix domain-containing protein: protein MAEDGFEVPGATATVLLSAVVARVAALADRLGVPHAEVFGTGRLSVASGVPESVVKALLSGRPAGEPDVQARFLQRLDLLRRTRLKPNGRKYTQQEIADGAGMSRQQAGALINGDRRPTMEHCDALQRFFRVHAGFLTAEDPEALAGALQHIEQELLQKLAAREAAAAVADPLERLLQDHGVRGIAWRAAQLPTDQHRDKVAEWLDMLLESVKRPES, encoded by the coding sequence GTGGCGGAGGATGGCTTCGAGGTTCCGGGCGCCACGGCGACGGTGCTGCTGTCGGCCGTCGTCGCCCGTGTCGCCGCGCTCGCCGACCGGCTCGGCGTGCCGCACGCGGAGGTCTTCGGCACCGGGCGGCTGTCCGTCGCCTCCGGTGTCCCGGAGTCCGTGGTCAAGGCCCTGCTGAGCGGCCGGCCCGCCGGTGAGCCCGATGTGCAGGCCCGCTTCCTGCAACGTCTGGACCTGCTGCGCCGTACGCGGCTCAAGCCGAATGGCCGCAAGTACACCCAGCAGGAGATCGCCGACGGCGCCGGCATGTCGCGCCAGCAGGCGGGCGCCCTCATCAACGGCGACCGGCGCCCCACGATGGAGCACTGCGACGCCCTCCAGCGCTTCTTCCGCGTCCACGCCGGATTCCTCACGGCCGAGGACCCGGAGGCGCTCGCGGGGGCCCTGCAGCACATCGAGCAGGAACTGCTGCAGAAGCTCGCCGCACGCGAGGCGGCCGCGGCCGTCGCGGACCCGCTGGAGCGGCTGTTGCAGGACCACGGCGTGCGCGGGATCGCGTGGCGGGCCGCCCAGCTGCCCACCGACCAGCACCGCGACAAGGTCGCCGAGTGGCTGGACATGCTCTTGGAGAGCGTGAAGCGGCCCGAGTCGTGA
- a CDS encoding toxin-antitoxin system, toxin component, with amino-acid sequence MRRLSGELVAELTLSAPAAPAELYRALCDGMSRRRGRPVHFRMAAFPADTASGLWLDMADQDLVVIEERTAPEHQLVILGHELWHMKAGHCSHHVEGAAVAARLLTDGADLQATVRSVAARTRFDLADEKQAESFGLLLASKCRTWLAGSSLRGRGQRDHLAGRIEASLGYRGPQN; translated from the coding sequence ATGCGCCGCCTCAGCGGCGAACTGGTCGCGGAACTGACCCTCTCCGCCCCGGCCGCGCCGGCCGAGCTGTACAGGGCTCTGTGCGACGGGATGAGCAGACGACGTGGCCGCCCCGTCCATTTCCGCATGGCCGCCTTCCCCGCCGACACGGCCAGCGGGCTGTGGCTCGACATGGCCGACCAGGACCTCGTCGTCATCGAGGAACGCACCGCGCCCGAGCACCAGTTGGTGATCCTGGGCCATGAGCTGTGGCACATGAAGGCGGGCCACTGCAGTCACCACGTCGAGGGCGCCGCGGTCGCGGCCCGTTTACTCACCGACGGGGCGGACCTCCAGGCGACGGTCCGCAGTGTCGCCGCCCGCACCCGCTTCGACCTGGCCGACGAGAAGCAGGCGGAGAGCTTCGGCCTGCTGCTGGCGAGCAAGTGCCGTACGTGGCTGGCCGGTTCGTCGCTCCGCGGTCGCGGCCAGCGGGACCACCTGGCGGGCCGCATCGAGGCGTCGCTGGGGTATCGGGGCCCGCAGAACTGA